The genomic interval TGGCGAACCACCGGGACGACGACTGCTTGACGATGCCGAGCCGGAGCCCGATCGGGTGCGTCTTCTGGCCCATTACTCGTTCTCCTTGGCTTCCACGCGAATCTCCACGTGGCTGGTGCGCTTCCTGATGGGGGTGGCCCGCCCCTGCGCCGCCGCCGTGAAGCGCTTGAGCGGCTGCCCGCCGTTGACGATGGCGGTCTTCACGAAGAGCGCGTCCGGATCGAAGCTGGCGTTGTCCCGGAGCGCCTTCTGCTCCGCGTTGGCCACCGCCGACTTCAGCGTCTTGGCGATCTGCTTGGCCGCCAGCTTCTTGTTGAACTTGAGGATGGCGTACGCCTCGTTCACGTCCTTGCCGCGGATGAGATCGATGACGAGCCGCATCTTCCGGGGCGACTGGCGCACCAGCCGCTGAATCGCATAGCCGCTCATGATTACTCCGGCTTGGCCTTCTTGTCCGCCACCAGCTTGCCGCTATGGCCGCGGAACAGCCGCGTCGGCGCGAACTCGCCCAGCTTGTGGCCGACCATGTTCTCGGTCACGTACACCGGGACGAACTTGTTCCCGTTGTGCACCGCGAAGGTGTGCCCCACGAACTCGGGCAGAATGGTGCTCGCCCGGCTCCAGGTCTTCACCACCCGCTTCTCGTTCTTGCTGTTGAGGACCTGGACCTTCTCCATGAGCGACTCCAGGACGAAGGGGCCCTTCTTTACGCTCCGCGCCATTACTGTGTCGCCTTCCCGCGCTTCCGTCCGCGCACGATGAGCTTGGTAGAGGCCTTCTTCTTGTGCCGGGTCTTCCGGCCCTCCGGCTTGCCCCAGGGCGAGACCGGTGGCCGTCCGTTCGAGGACTTGCCCTTGCTGCTGCCCAGCGGGTGATCCACCGGGTTCATCGCCACGCCGCGGACTTTGGGCCGCCGGCCCAGCCAGCGGCTCTTGCCCGCTTTGCCCACCGAGAGAAGCTCGTGCTCCGAGTTGCCCACCTCGCCGACCGTGGCGAGACAGCGGGCGTGCACCAGGCGCATCTCGCTCGACCGCAGCCGGAGGGTGACGTAGTCACCTTCCTTGGCCACCACCTGCGCGCTCGACCCGGCGGTCCGGGCCATCTGCCCGCCCTTGCCGATCTTGAGCTCGATGTTGTGCACCGTAGTGCCCAGGGGGATCTCACCCAGCGGCAGCGCGTTCCCGGTGCGGGTGTCGGTGCCCGGTCCGGACACCACGGTGTCGCCCTGGTTGAGCCCCTTGGGGTGCAGGATGTATCGCTTCTCCCCATCGGCGTAGACGATGAGGGCGATGCGGGCGCTCCGGTTGGGATCGTATTCGATCTCCGCGACCTTCCCCGGAATCCCGAACTTGTTCCGCTTGAAGTCGATCTTCCGGTACTGCCGCTTGTGGCCGCCGCCCCGGTGCCGGGACGTCAGATGACCCTGGTTGTTGCGCCCGCCGCTCTTCTTGAGCGGCTCGACCAGCGACTTCTCCGGCGTGGCCCGAGTGATCTCATCGAACCCGGACACCGACTTGAAGCGG from Gemmatimonadales bacterium carries:
- the rpsS gene encoding 30S ribosomal protein S19; this encodes MARSVKKGPFVLESLMEKVQVLNSKNEKRVVKTWSRASTILPEFVGHTFAVHNGNKFVPVYVTENMVGHKLGEFAPTRLFRGHSGKLVADKKAKPE
- the rplB gene encoding 50S ribosomal protein L2, with the protein product MSIRQFRPMTAATRFKSVSGFDEITRATPEKSLVEPLKKSGGRNNQGHLTSRHRGGGHKRQYRKIDFKRNKFGIPGKVAEIEYDPNRSARIALIVYADGEKRYILHPKGLNQGDTVVSGPGTDTRTGNALPLGEIPLGTTVHNIELKIGKGGQMARTAGSSAQVVAKEGDYVTLRLRSSEMRLVHARCLATVGEVGNSEHELLSVGKAGKSRWLGRRPKVRGVAMNPVDHPLGSSKGKSSNGRPPVSPWGKPEGRKTRHKKKASTKLIVRGRKRGKATQ
- the rplV gene encoding 50S ribosomal protein L22 is translated as MSGYAIQRLVRQSPRKMRLVIDLIRGKDVNEAYAILKFNKKLAAKQIAKTLKSAVANAEQKALRDNASFDPDALFVKTAIVNGGQPLKRFTAAAQGRATPIRKRTSHVEIRVEAKENE